A region from the Flavobacteriales bacterium genome encodes:
- a CDS encoding MMPL family transporter, which produces MYNFFWCFKYYLFAITLLVFGFCLYQLSDAKIYFDSERIINELEATNIDINVLDDNNLVFFGVSFSDSLSYQEMLEVNAFHKELKSSKYVKRVFSIINDRELINTGLFPISKRKLNLKNDSLYNLSKQKIVQNQNNFISQDGRKLLFLVENESALSKSDNQVFIDSLYATTLTDKMLDVYISGRSPSELYFSKKVIQEFIILTIISGLLCFLFLLFITQNIRLVSLTVFSVIASIVITLGISQTIFGGIELVMIITPAILFIVCLSDIMHLTNKQEKKGHSVDLFFKKRMNTVGKAVALTSITTAMSFLTFLVNDIVPILRFGIITSIGVVTTLFVAMLVYAISVDKNFNQSTPIPFFEKNTNRFIAFLKNGQTSRVFHLFMFLFIVLGFYGVSNVKIDNYLTDEINKKSEVYQQTAFFDTHFGGIKPITVFLDKDKVKGESVLVDIEDELKSLGFVVDFTNTDFNGLMLDKMGFAMDDYKDQYFFICRTGDEGSLATLAKLEKLENRFEPQDVQFNYSGAGYLFDLLGNDLTKQLIYGLLLAIFSIGVLFFLFNNFDFNYFIIAILPNIAPIVVCVGILYSFGFYFSLSNAFIFTIVFGLIIDDSIHVISAYSNHRKRNVSKADALNLVVNNTGNAVIKTTLVVMICLLPIMFSEFKSVSQLSIITIISAIVAVFFDLVYLPLIIKRLTK; this is translated from the coding sequence ATGTACAACTTCTTTTGGTGTTTCAAGTACTATTTATTTGCCATTACATTATTAGTATTTGGGTTCTGTTTGTATCAATTATCTGATGCTAAGATTTATTTTGATTCTGAGAGAATTATTAATGAGTTAGAAGCTACTAATATTGATATTAACGTTCTTGATGATAACAATTTGGTCTTTTTTGGTGTCTCATTTTCAGATAGTTTAAGCTATCAAGAGATGCTTGAAGTGAATGCTTTTCATAAGGAGTTGAAATCATCGAAATACGTCAAGAGAGTTTTTAGTATTATCAATGATAGGGAGTTAATAAACACCGGTTTGTTTCCTATTTCTAAACGAAAGCTGAACTTAAAAAACGATTCTCTTTACAATCTTAGCAAGCAAAAAATAGTTCAAAATCAGAATAATTTTATATCACAAGATGGCAGAAAATTACTCTTCCTTGTAGAGAATGAAAGTGCATTGAGCAAATCGGACAACCAAGTTTTTATTGATTCCCTTTATGCCACTACGCTAACCGATAAAATGTTGGATGTCTATATTAGTGGACGTTCTCCAAGCGAATTGTATTTTTCTAAAAAGGTGATTCAGGAATTTATCATTCTTACCATTATTAGTGGCCTTCTATGTTTCTTATTCCTCTTGTTTATTACTCAAAACATAAGGTTAGTTTCCCTAACGGTATTTAGTGTAATTGCCAGTATAGTTATTACGCTAGGCATTTCTCAAACTATTTTTGGTGGTATTGAACTTGTAATGATTATTACCCCCGCAATTTTGTTTATTGTATGCTTGTCTGACATTATGCACTTGACAAACAAACAGGAGAAAAAGGGGCATTCTGTTGACCTTTTTTTTAAGAAAAGAATGAATACAGTTGGTAAGGCAGTTGCTCTTACGTCCATTACTACTGCCATGAGTTTCTTGACTTTTTTAGTAAACGATATCGTTCCTATTCTACGCTTTGGGATAATTACTTCTATAGGAGTTGTTACGACTTTATTCGTTGCTATGCTTGTATACGCCATCAGTGTAGATAAGAATTTTAACCAATCAACACCTATTCCCTTTTTCGAAAAAAACACTAACCGATTTATTGCATTTTTAAAAAATGGTCAGACAAGTAGAGTGTTCCATTTGTTTATGTTTCTGTTTATTGTTCTAGGATTTTATGGCGTCAGTAATGTTAAAATAGACAATTATTTAACGGACGAAATCAACAAGAAATCTGAAGTTTATCAACAGACTGCTTTTTTTGATACTCACTTTGGCGGTATAAAGCCAATTACAGTTTTCTTGGATAAAGACAAGGTAAAGGGCGAAAGTGTGTTAGTAGATATTGAAGATGAGCTAAAATCACTTGGCTTTGTTGTGGATTTTACCAATACTGATTTTAATGGTTTGATGTTGGATAAAATGGGCTTTGCTATGGACGATTATAAAGACCAATACTTTTTTATTTGTAGAACTGGTGATGAGGGTTCGCTTGCTACTCTTGCAAAATTAGAAAAGCTAGAAAATCGTTTCGAACCTCAAGATGTTCAATTTAATTATTCAGGGGCTGGTTATTTGTTCGATTTGTTGGGCAATGACTTAACAAAGCAGTTGATATATGGTTTACTTCTGGCCATATTCTCAATTGGAGTATTGTTTTTCCTATTCAATAATTTTGATTTCAACTATTTTATAATTGCCATACTGCCCAATATAGCTCCCATTGTGGTTTGTGTTGGGATTTTATACAGTTTTGGCTTTTATTTTAGCCTATCAAATGCATTTATATTTACTATTGTTTTTGGTTTGATTATAGATGACTCTATACATGTAATCAGTGCTTATTCAAATCATAGAAAGCGAAATGTGAGTAAGGCAGATGCACTGAACTTAGTGGTGAACAACACTGGAAATGCTGTTATAAAAACCACTTTAGTGGTGATGATATGCTTGTTGCCAATAATGTTCTCTGAGTTTAAATCGGTTTCACAGCTTTCGATAATTACTATAATAAGTGCTATCGTAGCTGTGTTTTTTGATTTGGTTTATTTACCACTTATCATCAAGAGACTTACAAAGTAA
- a CDS encoding NUDIX domain-containing protein, with amino-acid sequence MKYCVHFIFKGEKILLLKRKDSNPFYPGIWTPIIGKLKQEEDPFKAVLRETIEETQLKIDTPNFIKQCEFDNDEYWFFHSSTSNSMIVLNHENIQFDFFERNELPSNLWSFFKTILNEI; translated from the coding sequence ATGAAATATTGTGTCCACTTTATATTTAAAGGCGAAAAAATTCTATTGCTAAAGCGAAAGGATTCAAACCCCTTTTATCCCGGAATTTGGACACCAATTATTGGAAAGCTAAAACAAGAAGAAGATCCTTTTAAAGCCGTTTTAAGAGAAACCATTGAAGAAACACAACTGAAAATAGATACCCCCAACTTTATAAAGCAATGCGAATTTGATAACGATGAGTATTGGTTTTTTCATTCCTCAACTTCAAATAGTATGATAGTATTAAATCACGAAAACATTCAATTTGATTTTTTTGAAAGAAATGAATTGCCCTCAAATTTATGGTCATTCTTTAAGACAATACTTAACGAAATTTAG
- a CDS encoding 6-carboxytetrahydropterin synthase translates to MKKVRVIRRERFNAAHRLFNPNWTDEKNEQVFGKCSNKNWHGHNYTLFVTVEGQVDDDTGYVIDLKILSNLIKEKIVNKMDHRNLNLEVDFMKDCITTAENIAVKIYEQLEEGIKSTGNHLYSVKLYETENNYVEYYG, encoded by the coding sequence ATGAAAAAAGTAAGGGTTATTCGCCGCGAACGCTTCAATGCAGCTCACCGATTATTCAATCCAAATTGGACTGATGAAAAGAATGAGCAAGTGTTTGGGAAATGCTCAAATAAAAATTGGCATGGGCACAACTACACTTTATTTGTTACGGTTGAAGGGCAAGTAGATGATGATACTGGTTATGTTATTGACTTAAAAATATTGAGTAACCTCATCAAAGAAAAGATAGTCAATAAGATGGACCACAGAAATTTAAATCTTGAAGTAGATTTTATGAAAGATTGCATCACTACCGCTGAGAATATTGCTGTTAAAATTTATGAACAGCTTGAGGAAGGTATAAAGTCCACAGGCAACCACCTATATAGCGTGAAGCTTTATGAGACTGAAAATAATTATGTAGAATATTATGGATAA
- a CDS encoding SDR family oxidoreductase: MKVLLIGSSSDIAQYMVKNASNENEFIELTSNPIGSHQHEINVQDESSFPSIEGEIDGLVYFPGSINLRPFSGLKLVDFQTDYEINVLGLIKILKHFHKQLAQNSSLVFISTVAAQVGMPYHSSISLCKSAIEGLCRSLAAEWSPKVRVNCVAPSVVQTKLSTRLFRTESQVEQMNARHPLQKVGQPKNIADAIEFLLSDKSSWMTGQVLHVDGGLSTIKK, translated from the coding sequence ATGAAAGTATTACTTATTGGTTCATCAAGCGACATAGCTCAATACATGGTTAAAAATGCGTCAAATGAGAACGAATTCATTGAGTTAACTTCCAATCCAATTGGGAGTCATCAGCACGAGATTAATGTGCAAGATGAAAGCTCTTTTCCTTCTATAGAAGGCGAAATAGATGGTTTGGTTTATTTTCCAGGCTCTATCAATCTTCGTCCATTTTCGGGGCTTAAATTGGTCGATTTTCAGACGGATTATGAAATAAATGTATTAGGATTGATTAAAATCCTTAAACATTTTCACAAACAATTGGCTCAAAATTCGTCTTTGGTATTTATAAGTACTGTGGCTGCACAAGTTGGAATGCCTTATCATTCTTCAATTTCATTATGTAAGTCAGCTATTGAGGGTTTATGTAGATCTTTAGCTGCAGAATGGTCGCCAAAGGTTAGGGTTAATTGTGTAGCGCCTTCTGTTGTGCAAACTAAACTGTCTACTAGACTATTCAGAACGGAATCTCAAGTAGAGCAAATGAATGCACGTCATCCATTACAAAAAGTAGGACAGCCTAAAAACATTGCCGATGCGATAGAATTTCTTTTATCTGATAAGTCGTCTTGGATGACCGGACAAGTTCTTCATGTTGATGGTGGTTTGTCAACGATAAAGAAGTAA
- a CDS encoding GTP cyclohydrolase I, whose product MDNSKQYNGTAQIIDLNPELRNIGFADGVNIGGALNESEKKAMIEKAAIKFGEFLEALGCDWQNDPNSKETPQRVAKAYVNDLWSGRYNAFPKITTFPNYEYDGIIFEGNIPVISMCSHHHQTIMGKAHIAYIPQINQEIIGLSKLNRIVEHYARRGAIQENLTVRIHDAINKIVESNKGVAVMIEASHNCVQCRGIGHQGTSMKTSKLTGEFIESNKTRNEFYEFIKS is encoded by the coding sequence ATGGATAATTCAAAACAATATAACGGAACTGCTCAAATTATAGACCTCAATCCAGAGTTGAGAAATATTGGCTTTGCCGATGGTGTTAACATCGGAGGAGCTCTCAATGAATCGGAAAAAAAGGCAATGATTGAAAAAGCAGCTATTAAGTTCGGTGAATTTTTAGAAGCCTTAGGCTGCGATTGGCAAAATGACCCCAACTCTAAAGAAACTCCTCAGCGTGTAGCCAAAGCCTATGTCAACGACTTGTGGTCGGGCAGATATAATGCATTTCCAAAAATCACAACCTTTCCTAACTATGAATACGACGGAATTATCTTTGAAGGGAATATTCCTGTTATTTCAATGTGTTCGCACCACCACCAAACTATAATGGGAAAAGCACACATTGCTTACATACCTCAAATTAACCAAGAAATCATTGGTTTAAGCAAGCTTAATAGAATTGTAGAGCACTATGCTAGAAGAGGTGCTATCCAAGAAAACTTAACTGTTCGTATTCACGATGCCATCAACAAAATTGTTGAAAGCAATAAAGGTGTTGCTGTGATGATTGAAGCTTCACACAATTGTGTACAGTGCAGAGGAATTGGCCACCAAGGGACTTCAATGAAAACCTCTAAACTAACAGGTGAGTTTATAGAATCAAATAAAACACGTAACGAATTTTACGAATTCATAAAATCCTAA